In one window of Thermosipho africanus Ob7 DNA:
- a CDS encoding DNA adenine methylase: MQLNLFTYEKKAKPFLKWAGGKTQLIKEIDKRLPSMLKKGKPMRYIEPFVGSGALLFHLLNNYKIKEAYIIDINENLINLYLVIKNNVFELIEQLKSFADEYKSLSENKRKEYYYLKREEYNQEKEDKIKKAALLIFLNKTCFNGLYRTNKKGEFNVPFGKYKNPKILDQENLIAVANKLKNVNIYSGDFEISKNFPLDEETLIYFDPPYRPISKTSSFTSYSANDFDDNEQIRLKKFFDYVTSKGAKAILSNSDPKNFDPNDSFFDNLYKNYIIERIFAKRSINSNSEKRGYIREILIRNYEN, encoded by the coding sequence TTGCAATTAAATTTATTTACATATGAAAAAAAAGCAAAGCCTTTTCTTAAATGGGCTGGTGGAAAAACACAGTTAATAAAAGAAATTGATAAAAGATTACCTTCAATGCTTAAAAAAGGAAAACCTATGAGATACATTGAACCATTTGTAGGAAGCGGCGCCTTATTATTCCATCTTTTAAATAATTATAAAATTAAAGAAGCATATATTATTGATATAAACGAAAATTTGATAAATTTATATCTTGTTATCAAAAACAATGTATTTGAGCTCATCGAACAATTAAAGTCATTCGCCGATGAGTACAAAAGTCTTTCAGAAAATAAAAGAAAAGAATACTACTACTTAAAAAGAGAAGAATACAATCAAGAAAAAGAAGATAAAATCAAAAAAGCTGCACTACTAATATTTTTAAACAAAACTTGCTTTAATGGGCTATACAGAACAAATAAAAAAGGCGAATTTAACGTTCCCTTTGGGAAATACAAAAATCCAAAAATTCTTGATCAAGAAAATTTAATAGCCGTTGCAAATAAACTGAAAAATGTAAATATATATTCTGGGGACTTTGAAATAAGCAAAAATTTTCCCCTTGATGAAGAAACTTTAATATACTTTGATCCTCCATATAGGCCTATTAGTAAAACTTCAAGCTTCACATCATATTCAGCAAACGATTTTGATGACAACGAACAAATAAGACTTAAAAAATTTTTTGACTATGTAACGTCAAAAGGGGCCAAAGCAATACTTAGTAATTCTGATCCAAAAAATTTCGATCCAAACGACAGTTTTTTTGATAATTTATACAAAAACTATATAATAGAAAGAATTTTTGCAAAAAGATCTATTAATTCTAATAGTGAGAAAAGAGGGTATATAAGAGAAATTTTGATTAGAAACTATGAAAATTAA
- the purF gene encoding amidophosphoribosyltransferase encodes MCGIAGVWNVEKSYNVLHDLLLGLQHRGQESVGIVLEDFKMIKNKGLVSQVLNESNFLPGNSGIGHVRYSTYGSNTEIQPLIGITSKGKFAIAHNGNIPDAESRINSLVEKGSVFNSTLDTEIFLHYISLAPYSDPILSIQWAFSRIPSAYSVVILGKDKLIAARDRFGFRPLFYGKYKNGYVIASEDSVLYSIGANKIVEVLPGEIVIFSDSGIEKVKYANTDVKFCSFEYIYFSRPDSNFLYGNVHRARYRMGEILFEESNMRGDIVIPILDSGFSGALGFSAASRIPIELGLMRNRYLGRSFIMPENREEIIKRKLVPIPEVIKDKEVIIIDDSIVRGTTMKQIVKMLKENGARKVKVGIHSPPVIGPCPYGIDTSRKNELIANQKSIDEILSEINADELHYLSVEGLKKAIGGDNLCLGCLNLNYPV; translated from the coding sequence ATGTGCGGAATAGCAGGGGTTTGGAACGTTGAAAAATCTTATAACGTTTTACATGATTTATTGCTTGGATTACAACACAGAGGACAAGAAAGTGTTGGAATAGTTCTTGAAGATTTTAAAATGATAAAAAACAAGGGACTAGTTTCTCAAGTTTTGAATGAGTCAAACTTTTTACCAGGAAATAGTGGTATAGGCCATGTTAGGTATTCTACATACGGCTCAAACACAGAGATTCAGCCGCTTATAGGTATTACATCAAAAGGAAAATTTGCAATAGCACACAATGGTAACATTCCTGATGCAGAATCTAGAATTAACTCACTTGTGGAAAAAGGTTCTGTCTTTAATTCAACTCTTGATACTGAAATTTTCCTTCATTATATTTCTCTTGCCCCGTACTCTGATCCAATACTATCAATTCAATGGGCATTTTCAAGAATTCCTTCGGCTTATTCTGTTGTTATACTTGGAAAAGACAAGTTAATAGCAGCAAGAGATAGGTTTGGATTTAGACCTCTTTTTTATGGAAAGTACAAAAACGGTTATGTTATAGCATCAGAAGACTCAGTTCTTTATTCAATAGGTGCAAATAAAATTGTTGAGGTATTGCCTGGAGAAATAGTAATTTTTTCTGATAGTGGAATTGAAAAGGTAAAGTATGCAAACACTGATGTTAAATTTTGCTCTTTTGAATATATCTATTTTTCAAGACCAGATAGTAACTTTTTGTATGGAAATGTACACAGAGCAAGATATAGAATGGGAGAAATTTTATTTGAAGAAAGCAACATGAGGGGAGATATAGTTATTCCAATTCTAGATTCAGGATTTTCAGGAGCACTCGGTTTTTCAGCAGCATCAAGGATTCCGATAGAACTTGGTCTTATGAGAAACAGGTATCTTGGAAGAAGCTTTATTATGCCTGAAAATCGTGAAGAGATAATAAAAAGAAAGCTTGTTCCAATACCAGAAGTTATAAAGGATAAAGAAGTTATAATAATTGATGATTCTATTGTTCGTGGAACAACGATGAAGCAGATAGTTAAGATGTTAAAAGAAAATGGTGCAAGGAAAGTAAAAGTTGGTATACATTCACCACCTGTTATTGGACCATGCCCTTATGGCATTGATACTTCAAGAAAAAATGAGCTTATAGCAAATCAAAAGAGCATAGATGAAATTTTAAGTGAAATTAATGCTGACGAACTTCATTATTTATCTGTTGAAGGATTAAAAAAAGCAATTGGGGGAGATAATTTATGCCTGGGATGTCTCAATCTAAATTACCCCGTATAG
- the purN gene encoding phosphoribosylglycinamide formyltransferase produces the protein MPGMSQSKLPRIVVLASGNGSNFEAIVKAQREGKLRAEILMLVVNKECFAIERAKRLGISYKKLSKDWKEELFSLLEELNPDLVVLAGFMKILPPNIVNKWKIVNIHPSLLPAFKGKDAIKQAYEYGVKVTGITIHYVDEGVDTGPIIFQHAINIDGMSLERVEEEIHKIEHKYYPIIIDKILND, from the coding sequence ATGCCTGGGATGTCTCAATCTAAATTACCCCGTATAGTCGTGCTTGCATCAGGAAATGGTTCAAATTTTGAAGCAATTGTGAAAGCACAAAGAGAGGGAAAATTAAGAGCAGAGATTTTGATGTTAGTAGTAAACAAAGAATGTTTTGCAATTGAGAGAGCAAAAAGATTGGGGATTTCCTATAAGAAACTTTCAAAGGATTGGAAGGAAGAATTATTTTCGCTTTTAGAAGAATTAAATCCGGATTTAGTTGTTCTAGCAGGATTTATGAAAATTTTGCCTCCAAATATAGTAAATAAATGGAAGATAGTTAACATACATCCATCACTTTTGCCTGCTTTTAAGGGAAAAGATGCGATAAAGCAGGCATATGAATATGGAGTTAAAGTTACTGGAATTACAATACATTATGTAGATGAAGGTGTTGATACAGGTCCAATAATATTTCAGCACGCAATTAATATAGATGGAATGTCTTTGGAAAGGGTTGAAGAAGAAATACATAAAATAGAGCATAAATATTATCCTATCATTATTGATAAAATTTTGAATGATTAA